In Ferribacterium limneticum, a genomic segment contains:
- the rplR gene encoding 50S ribosomal protein L18, whose product MFNKKQARLRRSRQTRAKIAELKAVRLCVNRTNQHIYAQIISPCGGKVLASASTLDKDVRNDVPNGGNKAAATSVGKLIAERAKAAGIEQVAFDRSGLQYHGRVQALAEAAREAGLKF is encoded by the coding sequence ATGTTTAATAAGAAACAAGCGCGTCTGCGCCGTTCCCGCCAAACCCGGGCCAAAATCGCCGAACTCAAGGCTGTGCGTCTGTGCGTCAATCGCACGAACCAGCACATCTATGCCCAGATCATCTCGCCCTGTGGCGGTAAGGTCCTGGCTTCGGCTTCCACGCTGGACAAGGACGTTCGCAATGACGTCCCGAACGGCGGTAACAAGGCTGCTGCCACTTCGGTGGGCAAGCTGATTGCCGAGCGCGCCAAGGCCGCCGGCATTGAGCAAGTGGCTTTCGATCGTTCCGGTCTTCAGTACCACGGTCGGGTTCAGGCGCTGGCGGAAGCCGCGCGTGAAGCCGGTCTGAAGTTCTGA
- the rpsE gene encoding 30S ribosomal protein S5, translating to MAKPERNKKPQQAEERDDGMREKMVAVNRVTKVVKGGRILGFAALTVVGDGDGSIGMGKGKSREVPVAAQKAMEEARRKMAKVNLKNGTVHHTVMGRHGATTVMIQPAPEGTGIIAGGAMRAVFEVVGVTNVVAKAHGSTNPYNIVRATIDGLSKVNTPSEIAAKRGLSIERVLG from the coding sequence ATGGCTAAACCTGAAAGAAACAAGAAGCCGCAGCAAGCTGAAGAGCGTGATGACGGCATGCGCGAAAAGATGGTCGCGGTCAATCGCGTTACCAAGGTGGTTAAGGGCGGTCGAATCCTCGGTTTCGCGGCCTTAACTGTTGTTGGTGATGGCGATGGCAGCATCGGCATGGGTAAGGGCAAGTCCCGCGAAGTGCCAGTTGCCGCTCAAAAAGCTATGGAAGAGGCACGTCGCAAGATGGCCAAGGTCAACCTGAAGAACGGCACCGTGCATCACACCGTTATGGGCCGTCACGGCGCAACTACCGTGATGATCCAGCCAGCTCCGGAAGGTACTGGCATCATCGCAGGTGGCGCCATGCGCGCGGTCTTCGAAGTTGTTGGCGTGACCAACGTGGTGGCCAAGGCTCATGGCTCGACCAATCCTTACAACATCGTGCGCGCCACCATCGACGGTTTGTCGAAGGTGAACACGCCGTCCGAGATTGCCGCCAAGCGTGGCCTCTCGATTGAACGGGTTCTGGGGTAA
- the rpmD gene encoding 50S ribosomal protein L30, with the protein MADKKIIVKLVKSIIGTKQDHRATVRGLGLRKLNSTSELVDTPSVRGMIQKVQYLVKVEG; encoded by the coding sequence ATGGCTGACAAGAAAATCATAGTGAAGCTCGTCAAGAGCATCATCGGCACCAAGCAGGACCACCGCGCCACCGTGCGTGGTCTGGGGTTGCGCAAGCTGAACAGTACTTCTGAGCTAGTGGATACGCCGTCTGTGCGTGGCATGATCCAGAAGGTTCAGTATCTCGTCAAGGTTGAGGGTTAA
- the rplO gene encoding 50S ribosomal protein L15: protein MRLNTIKPGEGSKKAAKRVGRGIGSGLGKTCGRGHKGQKSRSGGFHKVGFEGGQMPLQRRLPKRGFNSLTRARNYEVRLTDLERLPVEEIDLLALQVAGIVPGDALSAKVILSGAIARKVILKGVGATKGAKAAIEAAGGSVVVAE from the coding sequence ATGCGTCTGAATACCATCAAGCCGGGTGAAGGCTCCAAGAAGGCCGCCAAGCGCGTCGGTCGTGGCATCGGTTCGGGCCTCGGCAAGACCTGCGGTCGCGGCCATAAGGGTCAGAAGTCTCGCTCCGGCGGTTTCCACAAGGTGGGTTTCGAGGGCGGTCAAATGCCTTTGCAGCGTCGCCTGCCGAAGCGCGGTTTCAATTCTTTGACCCGTGCCCGCAATTACGAAGTTCGCCTGACCGATCTCGAGCGTCTGCCAGTTGAAGAGATTGATCTCCTCGCCCTGCAGGTCGCCGGTATTGTTCCGGGTGACGCTCTCTCCGCCAAGGTCATCCTGTCGGGCGCTATTGCCCGCAAGGTTATCCTCAAGGGTGTGGGTGCTACCAAGGGTGCCAAGGCCGCTATCGAAGCCGCTGGTGGCTCGGTCGTCGTCGCTGAGTAA
- the secY gene encoding preprotein translocase subunit SecY: MAANPNTVGKGGKFGDLKRRLWFLLGALVVYRIGAHIPVPGIDPNALADLFNSQQGGILGMFNMFSGGALSRFTIFALGIMPYISASIIMQLMSVASPQLEALKKEGEAGRRKITQYTRYGTVILALFQGLGIAVALEAQAGLVNDPGFMFRLTTVSTLLTGTMFLMWLGEQITERGLGNGISIIIFAGIAAGLPSAIGGLLELVRTGAMHPLTALIICMLVVVVTGFVVFVERGQRKILVNYAKRQVGNKIYGGQSSHLPLKLNMSGVIPPIFASSIILFPATVANWFGASESMHWLKDVAGTLSPGQPIYVMLYASAIVFFCFFYTALVFNSKETADNLKKSGAFVPGIRPGEQTARYIDKILMRLTLIGAAYITTVCLLPEFLILKWNVPFYFGGTSLLIIVVVTMDFMSQVQAYVMSHQYESLLKKANFKGAPMIK; this comes from the coding sequence TTGGCAGCAAATCCCAATACCGTTGGCAAGGGTGGCAAGTTCGGCGATCTCAAACGCCGGCTATGGTTCCTGCTTGGCGCGCTAGTTGTTTACCGCATTGGCGCCCATATTCCGGTTCCTGGGATCGACCCTAACGCGCTGGCCGATCTCTTTAATTCGCAGCAGGGTGGCATTCTGGGCATGTTCAACATGTTCTCGGGTGGTGCCTTGTCGCGATTTACGATTTTTGCTTTGGGGATCATGCCGTATATTTCGGCCTCGATCATCATGCAACTGATGAGTGTTGCCAGTCCGCAACTCGAAGCCCTTAAAAAAGAGGGTGAGGCCGGACGCCGGAAGATTACTCAATATACCCGCTACGGAACGGTGATTCTTGCCCTCTTCCAGGGGCTTGGTATTGCTGTTGCGCTTGAAGCGCAGGCCGGGCTGGTTAATGATCCGGGCTTCATGTTCCGACTGACCACCGTTTCGACCTTGCTGACAGGTACTATGTTCCTGATGTGGCTCGGCGAGCAGATCACTGAACGTGGCTTGGGTAACGGCATCTCCATTATCATTTTTGCTGGTATCGCCGCCGGCTTGCCAAGCGCAATCGGTGGTTTGCTGGAACTCGTACGAACCGGGGCAATGCACCCGCTGACCGCGCTGATTATCTGTATGTTGGTTGTTGTCGTGACTGGTTTTGTGGTGTTTGTCGAGCGCGGACAACGCAAGATACTGGTCAACTACGCCAAACGCCAGGTTGGCAACAAGATATACGGTGGTCAGAGCTCACATCTTCCACTCAAGCTGAACATGTCGGGAGTTATCCCGCCGATTTTCGCTTCTTCGATCATACTGTTCCCCGCTACCGTTGCTAATTGGTTCGGCGCTAGCGAGTCTATGCACTGGTTGAAGGATGTGGCTGGGACATTGTCTCCGGGGCAGCCGATATACGTGATGCTTTACGCTTCGGCGATCGTGTTCTTCTGCTTTTTCTATACAGCCCTTGTGTTCAACTCCAAGGAGACTGCGGACAATCTCAAGAAGAGCGGGGCATTCGTCCCGGGTATTCGTCCTGGTGAACAGACCGCGCGCTATATAGACAAGATACTGATGCGCTTGACCTTGATCGGCGCTGCCTACATCACCACGGTTTGCTTGTTGCCAGAATTTTTGATCCTCAAATGGAATGTTCCATTCTATTTCGGGGGTACCTCGCTGTTGATTATCGTCGTTGTAACCATGGATTTCATGTCCCAGGTTCAGGCATACGTGATGTCTCATCAGTACGAAAGCTTGCTGAAAAAGGCAAATTTCAAAGGCGCGCCGATGATCAAGTAA
- the infA gene encoding translation initiation factor IF-1 — protein MAKEDYIEMQGEVVENLPNATFKVKLENGHIVLGFISGKMRMHYIRILPGDKVTVQLTPYDLSKARIVFRVK, from the coding sequence ATGGCAAAAGAGGATTACATCGAAATGCAAGGGGAGGTTGTCGAAAACCTCCCAAATGCGACCTTCAAGGTCAAGTTGGAAAATGGCCATATTGTGCTTGGGTTCATTTCCGGAAAGATGCGAATGCATTACATACGCATACTTCCAGGTGACAAAGTGACCGTGCAATTGACGCCATATGATTTAAGCAAGGCCCGGATCGTTTTCCGGGTCAAGTAA
- the rpmJ gene encoding 50S ribosomal protein L36: MKVHPSVKRVCRNCKVIRRKGVVRVICKDPRHKQRQG, encoded by the coding sequence ATGAAAGTGCATCCTTCAGTTAAGCGCGTGTGTCGCAATTGCAAAGTCATCCGTCGCAAGGGTGTCGTGCGCGTCATTTGCAAGGACCCGCGTCACAAGCAGCGCCAGGGCTAA
- the rpsM gene encoding 30S ribosomal protein S13: MARIAGVNIPNHQHAEIALTAIFGIGRTRAQKICDAAGIVRSTKMKDLSDADMDRLRDEVGKFTVEGDLRREVTMNIKRLMDLGCYRGLRHRKGLPCRGQRTRTNARTRKGPRKAIAGKK; this comes from the coding sequence ATGGCCCGTATCGCAGGGGTAAACATTCCGAACCATCAGCATGCAGAGATCGCTTTGACCGCGATTTTCGGCATCGGCCGTACCCGCGCGCAAAAGATTTGCGACGCGGCCGGCATCGTTCGTTCTACCAAAATGAAAGACCTGTCCGATGCGGACATGGATCGTCTGCGTGACGAAGTCGGCAAATTCACCGTAGAAGGTGATCTGCGTCGCGAAGTCACAATGAACATCAAGCGTCTGATGGACCTCGGTTGCTACCGTGGCCTTCGCCATCGCAAAGGCTTGCCTTGCCGTGGTCAGCGCACCCGTACCAATGCTCGCACTCGCAAGGGTCCGCGCAAGGCCATTGCTGGCAAGAAGTAA
- the rpsK gene encoding 30S ribosomal protein S11, translated as MAKTATKVRKKVKKNIAEGIAHIHASFNNTIITITDRQGNALSWATSGGAGFRGSRKSTPFAAQVAAEAAGKAAQECGVKNLEVRIKGPGPGRESSVRALNALGMKITAISDVTPVPHNGCRPPKKRRI; from the coding sequence ATGGCAAAGACTGCTACCAAAGTTCGCAAAAAGGTTAAAAAGAACATCGCTGAGGGCATTGCCCACATTCACGCTTCGTTCAATAACACCATCATCACCATTACCGATCGTCAGGGCAATGCACTGTCTTGGGCAACTTCCGGCGGTGCCGGCTTCCGCGGTTCGCGTAAGTCTACTCCGTTCGCTGCCCAGGTCGCTGCTGAAGCCGCTGGCAAGGCTGCTCAGGAATGTGGTGTCAAGAATCTGGAAGTTCGCATCAAGGGCCCAGGTCCTGGTCGTGAGTCTTCAGTCCGCGCATTGAACGCGCTGGGCATGAAGATCACCGCGATTTCCGACGTGACACCGGTACCGCATAACGGTTGCCGTCCGCCCAAAAAGCGCCGCATCTAA